Proteins from a genomic interval of Desulfovibrio piger:
- a CDS encoding vWA domain-containing protein, with translation MRHSPAADVPAPPLEQRALTAMIRARADLVLRQPFFGSLALHLALKPDSTCRHLWTDGRTLGFNPVWAATLPHERLVGAQAHEVMHLACAHHVRRNGRDARIWNEACDVVVDALLLGAGFRLPQGHLEHPEYAGLSVDEVYSRLASLQDTPLHGGAQQQAAGRSPREKGSDQQRHDGRERQDAPAAAPSRAGETDEAAAPEAAGTARPAGDKPEREQPVPYFSGEVRDHPLLEDGQGDARRKAEQEAELRLEQALQRARHMGREPAGFSRLLRGGRHDGGTDWRGLLRRFLENCALNDYTWSAPNRRYLHHGIYLPGRQEQRIPQLAVAVDCSGSVDDAALSLFCEELSSILAAYETELVVIFHDSRVQVVQTFRRQDLPLHLAPVGGGGTDFRPVGRWLDDNGLRPACLLWFTDLECSSFPDEPACPLLWAVWGQGGEQPPFGELLRLPAGA, from the coding sequence ATGCGCCACAGCCCTGCGGCGGACGTTCCGGCCCCCCCTCTGGAGCAGCGCGCCCTCACAGCCATGATCCGGGCCCGGGCGGACCTGGTGCTCCGGCAGCCCTTTTTCGGCTCCCTGGCCCTGCATCTGGCCCTGAAGCCGGACAGCACCTGCCGCCACCTCTGGACCGACGGCCGCACGCTGGGCTTCAATCCTGTCTGGGCGGCCACCCTGCCCCACGAGCGGCTGGTGGGGGCCCAGGCCCACGAAGTCATGCATCTGGCCTGCGCCCATCATGTCCGGCGCAACGGGCGCGATGCCCGGATCTGGAACGAGGCCTGCGACGTGGTGGTGGACGCCCTGCTGCTCGGTGCCGGCTTCCGGCTGCCGCAGGGCCATCTGGAACATCCCGAGTATGCGGGACTCAGCGTGGACGAGGTCTACAGCCGTCTTGCCTCCCTGCAGGACACGCCCCTGCACGGCGGCGCGCAACAGCAGGCCGCCGGACGCAGCCCCCGGGAAAAGGGCTCCGACCAGCAGAGACATGACGGCCGGGAGCGGCAGGACGCCCCCGCGGCCGCGCCCTCCCGTGCAGGAGAGACTGACGAGGCAGCCGCCCCGGAAGCCGCGGGCACCGCCCGCCCTGCCGGGGACAAGCCGGAAAGGGAGCAGCCTGTCCCGTATTTTTCCGGTGAGGTCCGTGACCATCCCCTGCTGGAAGACGGCCAGGGAGACGCGCGCCGCAAGGCGGAACAGGAGGCCGAGCTGCGTCTGGAGCAGGCCCTGCAACGGGCGCGGCACATGGGCCGCGAGCCCGCGGGCTTCAGCCGCCTGTTGCGCGGCGGTCGCCACGATGGCGGCACGGACTGGCGCGGCCTGTTGCGCCGCTTTCTGGAGAACTGCGCCCTCAACGACTACACCTGGAGCGCGCCCAACCGGCGTTACCTGCATCACGGCATCTACCTGCCCGGACGGCAGGAGCAGCGCATCCCGCAGCTGGCCGTGGCCGTGGACTGTTCGGGCTCGGTGGACGATGCCGCCCTTTCCCTGTTCTGCGAGGAGCTGTCGTCCATCCTCGCCGCCTACGAGACGGAGCTGGTGGTCATCTTCCACGACAGCCGCGTGCAGGTCGTGCAGACCTTCCGGCGGCAGGACCTGCCCCTGCATCTGGCCCCCGTGGGCGGCGGCGGTACGGACTTCAGGCCCGTGGGCCGCTGGCTGGACGACAACGGCCTGCGCCCGGCCTGTCTGCTCTGGTTCACGGATCTGGAATGTTCGTCCTTTCCCGACGAGCCCGCCTGCCCCCTGCTCTGGGCCGTCTGGGGACAGGGAGGGGAACAGCCCCCCTTCGGCGAGCTGCTGCGCCTGCCCGCCGGAGCCTGA
- a CDS encoding ATP-binding protein encodes MRPSHVCEALHHLVRIRQPVFLWGPPGVGKSRLVADVARRQGRKLYDLRAVLLDPVDLRGLPRISDEGITSWCVPEFLPHPQDTEEGILFLDELNAAPPLVQAACYQLILDRRVGQYRLPDGWAVVAAGNRESDRAVTYRMPSALANRMVHLDVECHIDDWLDWARDNGIREEIQAFLRFRPRLLHDFDPRSSDRAFASPRSWEFASRILDAAPDGPLEEELLAGTIGQAAAAELSGFLREWRHLPSVESVLSDPEEAPVPADPASLYALCEALALRTAPATMEALAAYAGRLPAEFGVLLMRDAVRQDPAVVESEPFARWARDNAEVLM; translated from the coding sequence ATGAGACCCAGCCACGTCTGTGAGGCATTGCATCATCTGGTGCGCATCCGGCAACCCGTGTTCCTCTGGGGGCCGCCCGGTGTAGGCAAGAGCCGGCTGGTGGCCGACGTGGCCCGCCGCCAGGGCCGCAAGCTCTACGACCTGCGCGCCGTGCTGCTGGACCCGGTGGACCTGCGCGGACTGCCCCGCATCAGCGATGAGGGCATCACCTCCTGGTGCGTGCCGGAATTCCTGCCCCATCCGCAGGACACGGAGGAAGGCATCCTCTTCCTGGACGAACTCAACGCCGCGCCCCCTCTGGTACAGGCCGCCTGCTACCAGCTCATCCTCGACCGGCGCGTGGGCCAGTACCGCCTGCCCGACGGCTGGGCCGTGGTGGCCGCGGGCAACCGCGAGAGCGACCGGGCCGTGACCTACCGCATGCCTTCGGCCCTGGCCAACCGCATGGTGCATCTGGATGTGGAATGCCATATCGACGACTGGCTGGACTGGGCCCGTGACAACGGCATCCGCGAGGAGATCCAGGCCTTTTTGCGCTTCCGGCCGCGCCTGCTGCATGATTTCGATCCCCGTTCGTCGGACAGGGCCTTCGCCTCGCCGCGCTCCTGGGAGTTCGCCTCCCGCATCCTCGATGCCGCCCCGGACGGCCCGCTGGAAGAAGAGCTGCTGGCCGGGACCATAGGTCAGGCGGCCGCGGCGGAACTGAGCGGCTTTTTGCGGGAATGGCGCCACCTGCCCAGTGTGGAGAGCGTCCTCAGCGATCCCGAAGAAGCCCCCGTACCTGCCGACCCGGCCTCCCTTTACGCCCTGTGCGAGGCCCTGGCCCTGCGCACCGCGCCCGCCACCATGGAAGCCCTGGCCGCCTATGCCGGACGCCTGCCCGCCGAGTTCGGCGTGCTGCTCATGCGCGATGCCGTCCGGCAGGATCCCGCCGTGGTGGAAAGCGAGCCCTTTGCCCGCTGGGCCCGCGACAATGCCGAGGTCCTGATGTGA
- a CDS encoding class I SAM-dependent methyltransferase: MDIWQHIIRPGDVWGRFTLYLKQNGQAAVQREVVRSLRLRVRDVVLDLGGGGRALAQLALYSGAVYGVAATAAAVSAATVRNRHDVARGRIRICRGAFPALPFPAEMFHVITAFEPAFWAGDLSACLREIRRLLRPGGQCVLVCADGRENGRPAPAGHTVDELNALADRAGLLCLPPLRLRRKGRVVLHWLQPACDLCRPMPLDVFPAGWAQAC, encoded by the coding sequence ATGGATATCTGGCAGCATATCATCCGCCCCGGGGACGTCTGGGGGCGTTTTACCCTGTACCTGAAGCAGAACGGGCAGGCTGCCGTGCAGCGGGAGGTCGTGCGTTCCCTGCGGCTGCGGGTGCGCGACGTGGTCCTCGATCTGGGCGGTGGCGGCCGTGCCCTGGCCCAGCTTGCCCTGTATTCGGGGGCCGTCTACGGCGTGGCCGCCACCGCTGCGGCGGTATCGGCCGCCACGGTGCGCAACCGCCATGACGTGGCCCGGGGCAGGATCCGCATTTGCCGGGGCGCGTTCCCCGCCCTGCCGTTCCCGGCGGAGATGTTCCACGTCATCACCGCGTTCGAGCCCGCGTTCTGGGCAGGCGATCTGTCCGCCTGCCTGCGCGAGATCCGGCGTCTGCTGCGTCCCGGCGGCCAGTGCGTGCTGGTGTGCGCGGATGGACGGGAAAACGGCCGCCCCGCACCGGCCGGGCATACGGTGGACGAGCTCAACGCCCTGGCAGACAGGGCCGGGCTGCTGTGCCTGCCGCCCCTGCGTTTGCGGCGCAAAGGGCGTGTGGTCCTGCACTGGTTGCAGCCTGCCTGCGACCTGTGCCGCCCCATGCCGCTGGACGTGTTCCCGGCGGGCTGGGCCCAGGCCTGCTAG
- a CDS encoding acyltransferase family protein translates to MTPKNYDLTFHYFRAFAIVSVMLTHMWVGPVLAGSEDAAKLQDSLRLCLFHSATIYFVFISGYLFDFVNRRKGQFPPLRFYKSKIVNVFCPYFILSLLLLAAGWISHHWFGYDIPFINDGTPVASLWDVLRCLAYGSASLVPYWYIPFIMTVFSVGPLIFHLPTGLLQKILLPASVLPLMVPRLLVSPLRNLCFFVPIFLMGVYCARNRDACMAFIRRHLSAIRVTAVLTSLLIVADHYFGSFMPNIEGAYYVQKLCIGSWVLELLEGMDREVLALDFLARYSFPLFFLHAIFQGIFQAPLFQVLGAALPGQVFTIANLTVTVEIALCILCILGIKKVMGKRSRYLIGG, encoded by the coding sequence ATGACGCCAAAAAATTATGACCTGACCTTCCACTATTTCAGGGCCTTCGCCATCGTCTCCGTCATGCTCACCCACATGTGGGTGGGCCCCGTCCTCGCGGGCAGCGAGGACGCCGCCAAGCTCCAGGACAGCCTGCGGCTGTGTCTTTTCCACTCCGCCACCATCTACTTCGTCTTCATCTCCGGCTATCTGTTCGACTTCGTGAACCGCAGGAAAGGCCAGTTCCCCCCCTTGCGCTTCTACAAGTCCAAGATCGTCAACGTCTTCTGTCCCTACTTCATCCTGTCGCTGCTCCTGCTGGCCGCGGGCTGGATCTCCCACCACTGGTTCGGCTACGACATCCCCTTCATCAACGACGGCACGCCCGTGGCCTCCCTGTGGGACGTCCTGCGCTGTCTGGCCTACGGGTCGGCCAGTCTGGTGCCCTACTGGTACATCCCCTTCATCATGACCGTGTTCAGCGTCGGACCGCTCATCTTCCACCTGCCCACCGGGCTGCTGCAAAAGATCCTGCTCCCGGCCTCCGTCCTGCCCCTGATGGTGCCGCGCCTGCTGGTCTCGCCCTTGCGCAACCTCTGCTTCTTCGTGCCCATCTTCCTCATGGGCGTGTACTGCGCCCGCAACCGTGACGCCTGTATGGCCTTCATCCGCCGCCACCTCAGCGCCATCCGCGTGACGGCCGTGCTGACCTCCCTGCTCATCGTGGCCGACCATTACTTCGGCAGCTTCATGCCCAACATCGAAGGGGCCTACTATGTGCAGAAACTCTGTATCGGCTCCTGGGTGCTGGAACTGCTGGAAGGCATGGACAGGGAAGTGCTGGCCCTGGACTTCCTGGCCCGCTACAGCTTCCCGCTCTTCTTCCTGCATGCCATCTTCCAGGGCATCTTCCAGGCGCCCCTGTTCCAGGTGCTCGGCGCCGCGCTGCCCGGACAGGTCTTCACCATCGCCAACCTCACCGTGACCGTGGAGATAGCCCTTTGCATCCTCTGCATCCTGGGCATCAAGAAGGTCATGGGCAAACGCTCGCGCTATCTCATCGGCGGCTAG
- the recD2 gene encoding SF1B family DNA helicase RecD2 has product MSDDLPLLRDPDAVELTGTLERVVFHNEENGYTVLRLLPDRALPVEAKVKGAPSRTVSRDPVTCVGHMVNPQVGVRLQVSGRWVNNARFGRQLAFDMAEEMLPATSEGIRLYLASGLIKGVGEEMAGRIVAAFGTDTIRVLDEEPERLLKIKGVGKKSFEKIKESWAEHRGIRDLLLFLQPHGITPAYAVRIYRAYGGEALNVVRENPYRLAMDIRGIGFVTADAAARKLGFAEDHPLRIQAGLLYVLQKATDDGNVFLPEEELLDQACQQLAVDRDLARQAVLALEQEERVVRESLDELPGRLPAVFREDGEEAEAPEVAVYLRRYHHYESKTAFYLHRLLHSPKAVRFAEPDALVEKVTESLSISLAPEQLEAVRTAARSKVMVLTGGPGTGKTTIINAIIRLFAEVKAKILLAAPTGRAAKRMSETSGREARTIHRLLEYSPQEDGFARNEDNPLACGLLVVDEASMMDTLLFYHLLKAVPMGATVVLVGDVHQLPSVGPGNVLADIIASGAVPVVELTEIFRQSAESEIICNAHLINKGQVPSLESSKDRLSDFYFIHQNDPERAADMVVDLVRNHIPRRFGLDPVNDIQVLTPMHKGAVGAAQLNLRLQASLNPNGLEVRRGERSFRLHDKVMQIRNNYDKDVFNGDVGRIVFLDGKERTLSVRYDDRVVPYDFEELDELTPAYAISIHKSQGSEYPAVVIPLMMQHYVLLQRNLVYTGVTRGKKLVVLVGESRALHMAVKNNKTRTRHTRLALRLQPLT; this is encoded by the coding sequence ATGTCTGACGATCTTCCCCTGCTGCGCGATCCCGATGCCGTGGAGCTCACCGGCACGCTGGAACGTGTGGTCTTCCACAACGAAGAGAACGGCTATACCGTGCTGCGCCTGCTGCCCGACAGGGCCCTGCCCGTGGAGGCCAAGGTCAAGGGCGCGCCCAGCCGCACGGTGAGCCGCGATCCCGTGACCTGCGTGGGCCACATGGTCAACCCGCAGGTGGGCGTCCGGTTGCAGGTCAGCGGCCGCTGGGTCAACAACGCGCGTTTCGGCCGCCAGCTGGCCTTCGACATGGCCGAGGAGATGCTGCCCGCCACCAGCGAGGGCATCCGCCTGTACCTGGCCTCGGGCCTCATCAAGGGCGTGGGCGAGGAGATGGCCGGGCGCATCGTGGCGGCCTTCGGCACGGACACCATCCGCGTGCTGGACGAAGAGCCCGAACGCCTGCTCAAGATCAAGGGCGTGGGCAAGAAGAGTTTCGAGAAGATCAAGGAAAGCTGGGCCGAGCACCGGGGCATCCGCGACCTGCTGCTCTTTTTGCAGCCCCACGGCATCACGCCCGCCTATGCCGTGCGCATCTACCGCGCCTACGGCGGCGAGGCCCTCAACGTGGTGCGCGAGAACCCCTACCGTCTGGCCATGGACATCCGGGGCATCGGCTTCGTGACGGCCGACGCCGCGGCCCGCAAGTTGGGCTTTGCCGAGGATCATCCCCTGCGCATCCAGGCGGGGTTGCTCTATGTGCTGCAGAAGGCCACGGACGACGGCAATGTCTTCCTTCCCGAGGAGGAGCTGCTGGATCAGGCCTGCCAGCAGCTGGCCGTGGACCGCGACCTGGCCCGGCAGGCCGTGCTGGCCCTGGAGCAGGAAGAGCGCGTGGTGCGCGAGAGCCTGGACGAGCTGCCCGGGCGCCTGCCCGCTGTCTTCCGCGAGGACGGCGAGGAGGCGGAAGCGCCGGAAGTGGCCGTCTACCTGCGCCGCTACCATCATTACGAATCCAAGACGGCCTTCTATCTGCACCGCCTGCTGCACTCGCCCAAGGCCGTGCGTTTCGCCGAGCCCGACGCCCTGGTGGAAAAGGTCACGGAATCCCTGTCCATCAGCCTGGCCCCGGAACAGCTGGAGGCCGTGCGCACCGCGGCGCGCAGCAAGGTCATGGTGCTCACCGGCGGCCCCGGCACGGGCAAGACCACCATCATCAACGCCATCATCCGCCTGTTCGCCGAGGTCAAGGCCAAGATCCTGCTGGCCGCGCCCACGGGCCGCGCCGCCAAGCGCATGAGCGAGACATCGGGCCGCGAGGCCCGCACCATCCACCGCCTGCTGGAATACAGCCCGCAGGAGGACGGCTTTGCCCGCAACGAGGACAACCCGCTGGCCTGCGGCCTGCTGGTGGTGGACGAGGCCTCCATGATGGACACCCTGCTCTTCTACCACCTGCTCAAGGCCGTGCCCATGGGCGCCACCGTGGTGCTGGTGGGCGACGTGCACCAGCTGCCCTCCGTGGGGCCGGGCAACGTGCTGGCCGACATCATCGCCTCCGGGGCGGTGCCCGTGGTGGAGCTGACCGAGATCTTCCGCCAGTCGGCGGAAAGCGAGATCATCTGCAACGCCCACCTCATCAACAAGGGGCAGGTGCCCTCGCTGGAATCCAGCAAGGACAGGCTCTCGGATTTCTATTTCATCCACCAGAACGACCCGGAACGCGCCGCCGACATGGTGGTGGATCTGGTGCGCAACCACATCCCGCGCCGCTTCGGCCTGGACCCGGTCAACGACATCCAGGTGCTCACGCCCATGCACAAGGGCGCCGTGGGCGCGGCGCAGCTCAATCTGCGCCTGCAGGCCAGCCTCAACCCCAACGGGCTGGAAGTGCGGCGCGGCGAACGCAGCTTCCGCCTGCACGACAAGGTCATGCAGATCCGCAACAACTACGACAAGGACGTCTTCAACGGCGACGTGGGCCGCATCGTCTTTCTGGACGGCAAGGAGCGGACCCTGAGCGTGCGCTACGACGACCGCGTGGTGCCCTATGACTTCGAGGAGCTGGACGAACTGACGCCCGCCTACGCCATCTCCATCCACAAATCGCAGGGCTCGGAATACCCTGCCGTGGTCATCCCGCTGATGATGCAGCATTACGTGCTGCTGCAGCGCAACCTGGTCTATACCGGCGTCACGCGCGGCAAAAAGCTGGTGGTGCTGGTGGGCGAGAGCCGCGCCCTGCACATGGCCGTCAAGAACAACAAGACCCGCACCCGCCACACCCGCCTTGCCCTGCGTCTGCAACCGTTGACATAG
- the aroC gene encoding chorismate synthase, whose translation MAGNSFGRILRLTSYGESHGPGLGGVLDGCPAGLPLSEEDLQRELDLRKPGQGATATKRKESDTVRILSGVFQGLTTGTPIAFHIANEDQRSRDYGNLAQVFRPGHADWGFFKKFHGIRDYRGGGRSSGRETVARVAAGAIAKKLLATRGIRIVAGAVELGGIAVPPEACDPDAALSRPFFAAADSVVPLWEERVAAARAAGDTLGGVVQVVARNVPAGLGEPCFDKLDARLAYALMGVGAVKAVEVGEGFAAARLTGSQNNDPMLPGGRFAGNHAGGILGGISSGQDIVLRVGVKPIASIAQEQQTIDVHDQPASVLIGGRHDLAAIPRIVPVLTAMTALVLADALLLQERMAVLPVPDGVDWF comes from the coding sequence ATGGCAGGCAATTCCTTTGGGCGCATCCTGCGCCTCACCTCGTACGGCGAATCTCATGGGCCCGGTCTGGGCGGCGTGCTGGACGGCTGCCCCGCAGGCCTGCCCCTGAGCGAGGAAGACCTGCAGCGCGAGCTGGACCTGCGCAAGCCCGGACAGGGCGCCACGGCCACCAAACGCAAGGAATCCGATACCGTCCGCATCCTTTCCGGCGTGTTCCAGGGCCTGACCACCGGCACGCCCATCGCTTTCCACATCGCCAACGAGGACCAGCGCTCCCGCGATTACGGCAATCTGGCCCAGGTCTTCCGGCCCGGGCACGCGGACTGGGGCTTCTTCAAAAAGTTCCACGGCATCCGCGACTACCGCGGCGGCGGCCGCTCCTCCGGGCGCGAGACCGTGGCCCGTGTGGCGGCCGGGGCCATCGCCAAAAAGCTGCTGGCCACGCGCGGCATCCGGATCGTGGCCGGGGCCGTGGAGCTGGGCGGCATCGCCGTTCCCCCCGAAGCGTGCGATCCGGACGCGGCCCTGAGCCGTCCCTTCTTCGCCGCCGCCGACAGCGTGGTCCCGCTCTGGGAAGAGCGCGTCGCCGCGGCCCGTGCCGCCGGGGACACCCTGGGCGGCGTGGTGCAGGTGGTGGCCCGCAACGTGCCCGCCGGTCTGGGCGAGCCCTGCTTCGACAAGCTGGACGCCCGGCTGGCCTATGCCCTCATGGGCGTGGGCGCGGTCAAGGCCGTGGAAGTGGGCGAGGGCTTTGCCGCCGCGCGCCTCACCGGCTCGCAGAACAACGATCCCATGCTGCCCGGCGGCCGCTTTGCCGGCAACCATGCGGGCGGCATCCTGGGCGGCATCTCCAGCGGCCAGGACATCGTGCTGCGCGTGGGCGTCAAACCCATCGCCTCCATCGCGCAGGAACAGCAGACCATCGACGTCCACGACCAGCCCGCCAGCGTGCTCATCGGCGGCCGTCACGACCTTGCGGCCATCCCGCGCATCGTGCCCGTGCTCACGGCCATGACCGCTCTGGTGCTGGCCGACGCCCTGCTGCTGCAGGAGCGCATGGCCGTCCTGCCCGTGCCCGACGGCGTGGACTGGTTTTAG
- a CDS encoding Na+/H+ antiporter NhaC family protein, translating to MNPQTYTAPQEQQEAPASFAAILPLLLFLLIFIGTGVSLSLAGVDMAFYQLSATVAILPAIALALMQGRARLSKKITIFLTGVGEINIITMCMIYLLAGGFAATATAIGSVDATVNFGLSLVPPAFILPGLFLIGAFVSTAMGTSMGTVAAITPIALGVAAQTSIEVPVLMGVVLGGAMFGDNLSMISDTTIAATRTQGCEMGDKFRMNFLIVLPAALLTVALLWFSASGGTEVTLHDFELIRVLPYIAVLVLALTGLNAFIVLATGILLSGLVGLFCGIPGADGQIVPYSLLRWGQDIYKGFTGMNEIMVLSMLIGGLGELIRYHGGIAWLLARVDGLARRLAGKSGGKGSSRVGESCIALLASLADICTANNTVAIILTGGLAREIALKNGIDPRRSASLLDIFSCVFQGLIPWAAQLLLAGSLAKISPLEITINNWYCMLLAVAGILAIILGLPRIKARSTEA from the coding sequence ATGAACCCGCAAACCTACACAGCCCCGCAGGAACAGCAGGAGGCGCCGGCCTCCTTTGCCGCCATCCTGCCCCTGCTGCTCTTTTTGCTCATCTTCATCGGTACGGGCGTCAGCCTGAGCCTGGCCGGTGTGGACATGGCCTTCTACCAGCTCTCCGCCACGGTGGCCATCCTGCCCGCCATCGCCCTGGCCCTGATGCAGGGCCGGGCCCGCCTGTCCAAAAAGATCACCATCTTCCTCACCGGTGTGGGCGAGATCAACATCATCACCATGTGCATGATCTACCTGCTGGCGGGCGGTTTTGCCGCCACGGCCACGGCCATCGGCAGCGTGGATGCCACGGTGAACTTCGGCCTTTCGCTGGTGCCGCCGGCCTTCATCCTGCCCGGCCTGTTCCTCATCGGCGCCTTCGTGTCCACGGCCATGGGCACCAGCATGGGCACCGTGGCCGCCATCACGCCCATCGCCCTGGGCGTGGCCGCCCAGACAAGCATCGAAGTGCCCGTGCTCATGGGCGTGGTGCTGGGCGGGGCCATGTTCGGCGACAACCTGTCCATGATCTCGGACACCACCATCGCCGCCACCCGCACCCAGGGCTGCGAGATGGGCGACAAGTTCCGCATGAACTTCCTCATCGTCCTGCCCGCCGCCCTGCTCACCGTGGCCCTGCTCTGGTTCTCGGCCTCGGGCGGTACCGAAGTGACCCTGCACGACTTCGAGCTGATCCGCGTCCTGCCCTACATCGCCGTGCTGGTGCTGGCCCTGACCGGGCTCAACGCCTTCATCGTCCTGGCCACGGGCATTCTGCTCAGCGGTCTGGTGGGCCTGTTCTGCGGCATCCCCGGCGCGGACGGCCAGATCGTGCCCTACAGCCTGCTCCGCTGGGGGCAGGACATCTACAAGGGCTTCACCGGCATGAACGAGATCATGGTCCTGTCCATGCTCATCGGCGGCCTGGGCGAGCTCATCCGCTACCACGGCGGCATCGCCTGGCTGCTGGCCCGCGTGGACGGCCTGGCCCGCCGCCTGGCCGGGAAAAGCGGCGGCAAGGGCTCCTCGCGGGTGGGGGAATCCTGCATCGCCCTGCTGGCCAGCCTGGCCGACATCTGCACGGCCAACAACACCGTGGCCATCATCCTCACCGGCGGCCTGGCCCGCGAGATCGCCCTCAAGAACGGCATCGACCCGCGCCGCAGCGCCAGCCTTCTGGACATCTTTTCCTGTGTCTTCCAGGGCCTGATCCCCTGGGCCGCCCAGCTGCTGCTGGCCGGTTCCCTGGCCAAGATCTCGCCGCTGGAGATCACCATCAACAACTGGTACTGCATGCTGCTGGCCGTGGCCGGCATCCTGGCCATCATCCTGGGCCTGCCCCGCATCAAGGCCCGCAGCACGGAGGCGTGA
- the metK gene encoding methionine adenosyltransferase gives MQTKGKYFFTSESVTEGHPDKVADQISDAVLDTLLAQDPNAHVACETLVTTGMAVIAGEITTTGYADLPHVVRETIREIGYTSSDMGFDADTCAVISSIDHQSPDIAQGVLRAAPEDQGAGDQGMMFGFACNETPTLMPAPIFWAHQLSQQLTKVRKDGTVPFFRPDGKTQVSFEYLDGKPVRINNVVVSTQHAASASQADIIEAVKKHVIRPVLEPSGYFDEKDCEIFINTTGRFVVGGPMGDCGLTGRKIIQDTYGGSGHHGGGAFSGKDPSKVDRSGAYMGRYIAKNVVAAGLAPVCEVQIAYCIGVADPVSVLVSSQGTSEIPDEVLTKAVREVFDMRPYFITKRLDLKRPIYSKTSCYGHFGRELPEFTWEKTDAVADLRTAAKV, from the coding sequence ATGCAAACCAAGGGCAAATATTTCTTCACCTCCGAGTCCGTGACCGAAGGCCATCCCGACAAGGTGGCGGACCAGATCTCCGACGCCGTCCTGGACACCCTGCTGGCCCAGGACCCCAACGCCCATGTGGCCTGCGAGACCCTGGTGACCACCGGCATGGCGGTCATCGCCGGCGAGATCACCACCACGGGCTATGCCGACCTGCCCCACGTGGTGCGCGAGACCATCCGCGAGATCGGCTACACCAGCTCCGACATGGGCTTCGACGCCGACACCTGCGCCGTGATCTCCTCCATCGACCACCAGTCCCCCGACATCGCCCAGGGCGTGCTGCGCGCCGCTCCCGAAGACCAGGGCGCCGGTGACCAGGGCATGATGTTCGGCTTTGCCTGCAACGAGACCCCCACCCTCATGCCCGCCCCCATCTTCTGGGCCCACCAGCTCTCCCAGCAGCTGACCAAGGTGCGCAAGGACGGCACCGTGCCCTTCTTCCGTCCTGACGGCAAGACCCAGGTCTCCTTCGAATACCTGGACGGCAAGCCCGTGCGCATCAACAACGTGGTGGTCTCCACCCAGCACGCCGCTTCCGCCTCCCAGGCCGACATCATCGAAGCCGTGAAGAAGCACGTGATCCGCCCCGTGCTGGAGCCCTCCGGCTACTTCGATGAAAAGGACTGCGAGATCTTCATCAACACCACCGGCCGTTTCGTGGTGGGCGGTCCCATGGGCGACTGCGGCCTCACCGGCCGCAAGATCATCCAGGACACCTACGGCGGCAGCGGCCATCACGGCGGCGGCGCCTTCTCCGGCAAGGACCCCTCCAAGGTGGACCGTTCCGGCGCCTACATGGGCCGCTACATCGCCAAGAACGTGGTGGCCGCCGGTCTGGCCCCGGTGTGCGAAGTCCAGATCGCCTACTGCATCGGCGTGGCCGATCCGGTGAGCGTGCTGGTCTCCTCCCAGGGCACCAGCGAGATCCCCGACGAAGTGCTGACCAAGGCCGTGCGTGAAGTCTTCGACATGCGCCCCTACTTCATCACCAAGCGTCTGGACCTCAAGCGTCCCATCTACTCCAAGACCTCCTGCTACGGCCACTTCGGCCGCGAGCTGCCCGAGTTCACCTGGGAAAAGACCGACGCCGTGGCCGACCTGCGCACCGCCGCCAAGGTCTAG